In the genome of Sphingopyxis sp. YF1, the window GGCTCACAGCCACCGGATGGACTGTGCGCTATCTGCCCGACGAGGACGACGTCCGCGATCCGGCGAACTGGACGGCCGCACTCGACGATGATGTCGCGCTGGTCATCGCGATGCACGTCAGTTCGAACAGCGGCGCGCTCGCCGACATGACGGGCATTGCCGCGACGGCGAAAGCAGCGGGCGCACGCTGCATCGCCGACTGCGCGCAGTCGGTCGGGGTGGTGCCCGTGGCCCCCGCCGCCTGGGGCGTCGACGCGGTGATCGGGACAAGCGTCAAATGGCTTTGCGGCGGCCCCGGCGCGGCGTGGCTGTGGGTTGCACCTCACGATCGCACCGCGCTCACCCCGACCGAACGCGGCTGGTGGAGCCACGACGATCCGTTCGAGATGGATATCCACGCCTTTCGCTACGCCACCGACGCAAAGCGGTGGTGGGGCGGCACGCCCGATGTCGCGCCGTTCATCCTGTCGGCTGCGGGGATCGCCGAGATCGCGGCGATCGGCGTCGACGCGATCGCCGCGCACAATCGCGCGCTGCAGGCGATGCTGCGCGACGCGCTCGAAGATTGGACCCAGCAATGGCGCTGGCCGACGGGTGCGATCGGCGGAACGCTGTGTATCGACACCGGCGCCGACCAACCGCGCGTCGCAGCGGCGCTCGACGAGCACCGGCTCCGTGCGGATTTTCGCGGCACGGTCATGCGGCTGTCGTTCCACGCCTATAATGACGCGAACGATGTCGAGCGGACGGCGGCGGCGCTCGGCTCATATCCAAAGGGGCTCGCCATGAGAGAGGGGTAGCCAAGCGTCGGCACAGACGGCAAAAGCGATTCGACAAAGGAGCTCTTCCCCATGAAATCGTTGCCGCTTGCCGCCCTTCTCGCCGCTTCGCTCGCGTTTGCGCCCCCTGCCGCGGCCAAACTGTCGAAGGCGGAGGCCGCGATGACGCGCACCGTCGCCGCCGAGCAGGAGCGTTCGATCGCGCTGCTCGAACGGCTGGTCAATCAGAACAGCGGATCGCTGAATCTCGCGGGCGTCGAGAAGGTCGGGGCGATGATGCGCGCCGAACTCGAACCGCTGGGTTTCACGGTGACGTGGAAACCGACTCCTGAAACGAAACGCGCGGGACATTTGATCGCAGTGCGCAAGGGGCGCCCCGACGCCAAGCGCCTGCTCCTTATCGCGCATCTCGACACGGTGTTCGAACCCGATTCGCCCTTCCAGCGCTTCACCCGCAAGGATGGCTGGGGCGAGGGTCCGGGCGCGGGCGACGACAAGGGCGGCATGGTCGTCATCGTCGCGGCGCTGCGCGCGATGCAGGCAGCGGGCACGCTGAACGGCGCCAACATCGAAATCCACATGACCGGCGACGAGGAAGACGCAGGCGATCCGGTCGCGCTGGCGCGCGCCGACCTGGTCGAGGCGGGCAAGCGCAGCGACGTCGCGCTCGATTTTGAAGGCCTGGTCCGCGACGATGGCGCCGACATGGGCTCGATCGCGCGGCGTTCGTCCGAAAGCTGGACCGTTACCGCCACCGGCAAGAGCGCGCACAGTTCGGGCATCTTCAGCGCCGATGTCGGCGATGGCGCAATCTACGAACTCGCGCGCATCGTCCGCGATTTCCGCGCCGAACTGCCCGAACCCAACCTGACCTTCAACGTCGGGCTGATCGCGGGGGGACAGGAAGCCGCGCTCGATGCGGGCGGCATCCGCGCCACCGCGACCGGCAAGACCAACATCGTCGCCCCGATCGCGATCGCGCGCGGCGACCTGCGCACGCTGTCGGGCGAACAGTCGGCGCGCGTCAGGGCAAAGATGGCGGCGATCGTCGCACGCCACCTGCCCGGCACCGGCGCGACGCTTGCCTTCGATCCGGGTGCCTATCCGCCGATGGCGCCGACCGACGGCAACCGCGCACTGCTCGCCAAGTTGAACGGCGTGAACCGTGATCTCGGTCTCGCCGAAATGGCGCCGCTCGATCCGCTCAAGCGCGGCGCCGGCGACATCAGCTTCGTGGCGGCCGACGTCGACGGCATCGCGGGACTCGGTCCCTATTCGACCGGCGACCACGCCCCGGGCGAAAAGGTCGAACTCGACAGCATCACGCGCCAGGCGACCCGCGCCGCCATCCTGATGTCGCGCCTCGCCGCCGAAAAGCGCGTCGCGCCTTGATTCCTTTGCTGCCGTCATTAGGTAGCAATCCGAGACGTAATTCAACGCCGATGGGAGACAGAGAATGAGCGATACCGAAACGCACCTGAAACAAAATTACATCGGCGGCAAATGGGTCGACAGCAAGGGCGGCAAGCTCCACGACGTGATCAACCCCGCGACCGAAGAAGCGGCCTCGACCGTCGTGCTCGGCACCGCCGCCGACGTCGACGACGCTGTCACGGCGGCGAAAGAGGCCTTCAAAACCTATTCGCAGACCACGCGCGAGGAACGGCTCGAACTGCTTGGCCGTATCGTCGAGGAATATAAGAAGCGCGGTCCCGACCTCGCGAAATCGATGGCGGCCGAAATGGGTGCCCCGGTCAGCTTTGCGGGCACCGCACAGGTCGGCGCTGGCATCGGCGGCTTCCTCGGCACGATCGCGGCATTGAAGGATTTCTCCTTCACCGAACAATATCACGCCGGCACGCTCGCCTACGAGCCGATCGGCGTCGTCGGCATGATCACGCCGTGGAACTGGCCGCTCAACCAGATCGCGCTCAAGGTTGCACCCGCGCTCGCCGCCGGCAACACCATGATCCTCAAGCCGTCCGAAGAATGCCCCGGCAATGCGGTGATCTTTGCCGAGATCCTCGACGCCGCGGGCGTGCCGCCGGGCGTTTTCAACCTCGTTCAGGGCGATGGCCCGACGGTGGGCAACGCGATTTCGTCGCACCCCGGGATCGAGATGGTGAGCTTCACCGGCTCGACGCGCGCCGGCATCCTCGTCGCCAAGGCGGCGGCCGACACGGTCAAGCGCGTCCATCAGGAACTGGGCGGCAAGTCGCCGAACATCGTCCTGCCCGACGCCGATTTCGCCGCGGTGCTCCCCCCGACGGTTCAGGGGGTGCTCGTCAACACCGGCCAGAGCTGCATCGCCCCGACGCGCATCCTCGTCCAGAAGGAGCGCGAAGCCGAAGCGGTCGGCGTCATCAAGGCGATGTTCGACGGCACCTCGGTCGGCGACCCGACGCAGGAAGGCGGCCATATCGGACCGGTGGTCAACAAGGCCCAATATGACAAGATCCAGGACCTGATCCAGTCGGCGATCGACGAAGGCGCGAAGCTCGAAACCGGCGGCACCGGCCTGCCGAGCAACGTCAACCGCGGCTATTATATCAAGCCGACGGTCTTCTCGGGCGTCACCCGCGACATGCGCATCGCCAGGGAAGAAGTCTTCGGTCCTGTCGCGACGGTCATGGCCTATGACGATCTCGACCAGGCGGTCGATATCGCCAACGACACCGAATATGGCTTGTCGGCGGTGATCTCGGGCGATCCGGCAAAGGCCGCCGCCATCGCGCCCAAGCTGCGCGCCGGCATGGTCGCGGTCAACGCCTGGGGTCCCGGACCCGGTGCGGCGTTCGGCGGCTACAAGGCGTCGGGCAACGGCCGCGAAGGCGGCTTGCTCGGGCTCAAGGATTTCATGGAAGTGAAATCGATCAGCGGCATCCCGGCGTAACCCCTTAATCCTCCCTGCCGGGTAGCGGTGGGGAGGGGGGCCGCTCGCGAAGCGAGTGGTGGAGGGGCCGCGCCAAAGCCCCGCCGTCAGCGGCTGCGCTGCTGCCACCTCCCCATCGCTTCGCGACAGGGAGGATCCAGCCCCTCCCGTTTACGGGAGGGGTTTTGCTATGGGCCGATAGCGTTTATGCGCCCCCCATCATGATCACCCGCTCCCCCCTCGCTCCCGCCGCTTTTCCCGCGCTTCCCGATATCGCCGGCGTCACCCTCCGCGTCGCGCGCGCGCATTACAAGCAATGGGACCGCTGCGACCTCACCTATGTCGAGCTCGCGCCGGACACGACCGTCGCCGGCGTCTTCACGCGCAACGTCTGCTGCTCGTCCGAAGTCGAGCTCGGCCGC includes:
- a CDS encoding aminotransferase class V-fold PLP-dependent enzyme: MTGALLRPGATDRFHLPPDVTYLKSHSVGCQPRAAATALQARLLDSWREQGEAWPDWLAAIDDWRAALGELIGVEACDLCPATNVSAGLSRYLSALGQATDRRTILLAPSAFPTIGYVVGGLTATGWTVRYLPDEDDVRDPANWTAALDDDVALVIAMHVSSNSGALADMTGIAATAKAAGARCIADCAQSVGVVPVAPAAWGVDAVIGTSVKWLCGGPGAAWLWVAPHDRTALTPTERGWWSHDDPFEMDIHAFRYATDAKRWWGGTPDVAPFILSAAGIAEIAAIGVDAIAAHNRALQAMLRDALEDWTQQWRWPTGAIGGTLCIDTGADQPRVAAALDEHRLRADFRGTVMRLSFHAYNDANDVERTAAALGSYPKGLAMREG
- a CDS encoding M20/M25/M40 family metallo-hydrolase, coding for MKSLPLAALLAASLAFAPPAAAKLSKAEAAMTRTVAAEQERSIALLERLVNQNSGSLNLAGVEKVGAMMRAELEPLGFTVTWKPTPETKRAGHLIAVRKGRPDAKRLLLIAHLDTVFEPDSPFQRFTRKDGWGEGPGAGDDKGGMVVIVAALRAMQAAGTLNGANIEIHMTGDEEDAGDPVALARADLVEAGKRSDVALDFEGLVRDDGADMGSIARRSSESWTVTATGKSAHSSGIFSADVGDGAIYELARIVRDFRAELPEPNLTFNVGLIAGGQEAALDAGGIRATATGKTNIVAPIAIARGDLRTLSGEQSARVRAKMAAIVARHLPGTGATLAFDPGAYPPMAPTDGNRALLAKLNGVNRDLGLAEMAPLDPLKRGAGDISFVAADVDGIAGLGPYSTGDHAPGEKVELDSITRQATRAAILMSRLAAEKRVAP
- a CDS encoding aldehyde dehydrogenase family protein; translation: MSDTETHLKQNYIGGKWVDSKGGKLHDVINPATEEAASTVVLGTAADVDDAVTAAKEAFKTYSQTTREERLELLGRIVEEYKKRGPDLAKSMAAEMGAPVSFAGTAQVGAGIGGFLGTIAALKDFSFTEQYHAGTLAYEPIGVVGMITPWNWPLNQIALKVAPALAAGNTMILKPSEECPGNAVIFAEILDAAGVPPGVFNLVQGDGPTVGNAISSHPGIEMVSFTGSTRAGILVAKAAADTVKRVHQELGGKSPNIVLPDADFAAVLPPTVQGVLVNTGQSCIAPTRILVQKEREAEAVGVIKAMFDGTSVGDPTQEGGHIGPVVNKAQYDKIQDLIQSAIDEGAKLETGGTGLPSNVNRGYYIKPTVFSGVTRDMRIAREEVFGPVATVMAYDDLDQAVDIANDTEYGLSAVISGDPAKAAAIAPKLRAGMVAVNAWGPGPGAAFGGYKASGNGREGGLLGLKDFMEVKSISGIPA